TTATGATAGAAACACCGAGTGCCGTCTTCATGGCCGACGAACTCGCCGCACGAGTCGATTTCCTCTCTATCGGGACGAACGACCTCACGCAATATGTGATGGCCGCCGACCGCGAGAACGAGCGCGTCGGCGACCTGCACGACCCGACTCATCCGGGCGTCCTCCGCGCCATCCAGCAAACAGTCACCGCAGCCCACGCCGAAGACATCTGGGTCGGGATGTGTGGCGAGATGGCAGGTGACCCAGATTTGACAGAGTTACTTGTCGGTCTCGGCCTCGACGAACTCAGCATGAGTGCCGTGACGATTCCGGAGGTCAAGACGGCCGTCAGCGAAACCTCGTACAGTTCCGCGAGCGAGCGCGGGGACCGCGCCCAACTCGCCGCAACGCGCAGCGAAGTCCACACCACACTAGACACATGAAACTCGTCGCAGTCACCTCCTGCCCGACTGGGATCGCACACAGTCAGATGGCAGCCGAGAACCTCGAACAGACAGCCGAAGAACAGGGTCACGATATCAAGGTGGAAGTTCAGGGAGCGATGGGCGCGGAGAACGAACTCTCCGATTCCGACATTGAAGCCGCCGACGCCGCCATTATCGCCTCCGATACGTCGGTCAGTCAGGACCGATTCAGCGGTGTCCCGCTAATCGACGGAACCGTCAAAGACGCTGTTAACGACGCTGAAGGAATGATT
The Haloarcula marismortui ATCC 43049 DNA segment above includes these coding regions:
- a CDS encoding PTS fructose transporter subunit IIB, whose product is MKLVAVTSCPTGIAHSQMAAENLEQTAEEQGHDIKVEVQGAMGAENELSDSDIEAADAAIIASDTSVSQDRFSGVPLIDGTVKDAVNDAEGMIADAVKAADGDTPARETDVGSSEASAGPDQQRRRGGDRSKSLVARLKRLFS